The Mucilaginibacter yixingensis genome window below encodes:
- a CDS encoding Crp/Fnr family transcriptional regulator produces the protein METALITSLQALKALPEADKALIIGAFRPMNFKEGEFLFEGGKICREMYFIRKGVLRLVSFDEKGNDITYFFLKENQFCTNLDSFLNERPAANGIQAACDAEVMAITRAQLFELYAQLPYLKSIIESLQQQQLLQKIELQNAYHHKDAAARYQLFTQLQPEVARQVKLQDVASYLGIAPQSLSRLRKQVQ, from the coding sequence GTGGAAACCGCATTAATTACCAGTTTGCAAGCGCTCAAGGCACTACCTGAGGCCGATAAAGCTTTGATAATTGGAGCTTTCAGACCGATGAACTTTAAGGAAGGCGAGTTTCTTTTTGAAGGTGGTAAGATTTGCCGCGAAATGTATTTCATCCGCAAGGGCGTATTGCGATTGGTATCGTTTGATGAAAAAGGCAACGATATAACCTATTTCTTTCTGAAAGAAAATCAATTCTGTACCAATCTGGATAGTTTTTTAAACGAACGGCCGGCAGCAAATGGCATCCAGGCTGCTTGTGATGCCGAAGTGATGGCCATCACCCGCGCACAATTGTTTGAGCTTTACGCCCAACTCCCCTATCTCAAAAGCATTATTGAAAGCTTGCAGCAACAACAATTGCTGCAAAAAATAGAGTTGCAAAATGCCTATCATCATAAAGACGCCGCCGCGCGTTACCAGCTTTTTACTCAACTACAACCTGAAGTGGCCCGACAAGTGAAGCTACAGGATGTAGCCTCCTACCTGGGCATCGCACCGCAATCGCTCAGCCGGTTGCGCAAACAGGTGCAATAA